One Peribacillus simplex NBRC 15720 = DSM 1321 genomic region harbors:
- a CDS encoding 3D domain-containing protein — protein sequence MKIVKALFLRVAIIILFILAIDSTLNHVFGAVPEDHPFEEAMRQHRMLGLEYKAIHSGGQVATIMASASASNGPTTIAEAIELSKYPKHEVLATGYTAGYESTGKYPESPSYGITYSGVKVKRDLFSTIAADLAVFPLGTILWIPGYGYGVVADKGGAIKGNHLDLYYETVQDVYENWGKKTLEVYVVQKGSGELSEEHLSKLNETKIRQVFKPKIAEKTLNGNVASFAF from the coding sequence ATGAAGATTGTAAAGGCATTATTTTTGAGGGTTGCTATTATCATATTATTTATCTTGGCCATCGACTCAACCTTAAATCATGTTTTTGGGGCTGTGCCTGAAGATCATCCTTTTGAAGAGGCAATGAGACAACATCGAATGCTTGGTCTCGAATATAAAGCCATCCATAGTGGAGGTCAAGTGGCAACGATAATGGCATCGGCATCTGCGAGCAATGGTCCCACGACGATAGCTGAGGCAATCGAGCTATCGAAATACCCGAAGCATGAAGTTTTGGCTACAGGATATACAGCAGGTTATGAATCAACCGGAAAGTACCCGGAAAGCCCATCCTATGGAATCACTTATTCAGGGGTGAAGGTGAAACGGGATCTGTTTTCCACCATTGCCGCCGATCTTGCCGTATTCCCTCTCGGAACCATCCTTTGGATTCCGGGCTATGGATATGGGGTTGTAGCGGACAAGGGTGGTGCGATCAAAGGAAACCACCTGGACCTATACTACGAAACGGTACAAGATGTATACGAGAACTGGGGAAAGAAAACCCTTGAAGTATATGTTGTGCAAAAAGGAAGCGGCGAGTTATCTGAAGAACATTTAAGCAAGTTGAATGAAACCAAGATCAGGCAGGTATTCAAGCCGAAAATCGCTGAGAAAACATTGAACGGGAATGTAGCTTCCTTTGCTTTTTAA
- a CDS encoding cobalamin-binding protein: MKIISLCPSNTELCTYLGIEDQLIAIDDYSDWPETIQHLPKVGPDLSIDIDHVQSLKPDLVLASLSVPGMEKNIEGLKERNIPHIIFNPQSLEDIANDLLTLGEAMDLKEKAEEQAAQFRDAILQYKHVADKIETKPSLYWEWWPNPLFSPGGVNWLSEISTLAGGYNLFEDVDMASIQVTTEEVQKKDPDHICLAWVGVPLRKVNPELVKKRKGWTDMKAIRNNNIHIMEEPLFCRPSPRLLDGLSKLAKTLHPEAYKSMAQGRPK, from the coding sequence TTGAAAATAATCTCTCTTTGCCCCAGCAATACGGAACTTTGCACATATCTAGGGATTGAAGATCAGCTGATCGCCATCGATGACTACTCTGATTGGCCTGAAACCATACAGCACCTTCCTAAGGTGGGGCCCGACTTATCGATTGATATCGATCATGTACAATCACTAAAACCCGATTTGGTGCTGGCTTCACTGAGTGTACCGGGCATGGAAAAAAATATTGAGGGGCTAAAAGAACGGAACATCCCTCATATCATCTTCAACCCGCAATCACTTGAAGATATCGCAAATGATTTACTGACCTTAGGCGAGGCCATGGATCTTAAGGAAAAAGCAGAGGAACAGGCTGCCCAATTCCGTGATGCCATCCTTCAATATAAACACGTCGCCGACAAAATCGAAACAAAGCCGTCCCTGTATTGGGAATGGTGGCCTAATCCCTTATTCAGCCCAGGGGGAGTTAATTGGTTATCCGAGATCAGCACGCTTGCGGGAGGATATAACCTTTTCGAAGATGTCGACATGGCAAGCATTCAAGTCACTACCGAAGAGGTCCAAAAAAAGGATCCCGACCATATTTGCTTAGCTTGGGTCGGTGTCCCTTTACGAAAAGTAAACCCAGAACTGGTCAAGAAACGGAAAGGATGGACCGATATGAAGGCAATCCGGAATAACAATATTCACATCATGGAAGAACCTTTATTCTGCCGGCCTTCCCCGCGGTTACTGGATGGGCTTTCCAAATTGGCAAAGACTCTGCATCCTGAAGCATACAAAAGCATGGCCCAAGGGCGTCCCAAATGA
- a CDS encoding divergent PAP2 family protein, which yields MELLLNFPLIAALIAIFFAQFIKVPIHFIAFRKVNWSLINSTGGMPSSHSAAVSALTVAVGIENGMDSPVFAVATIFAVITMFDATGVRRQAGEQAAVLNQLVTDFNTFVEQAKNWQKKADKQKQQQLKELLGHKPIEVFFGALTGVFIALALHFFIFQG from the coding sequence TTGGAATTATTACTCAACTTCCCTTTAATCGCAGCATTGATTGCCATTTTCTTTGCTCAATTCATTAAAGTGCCTATCCACTTCATAGCATTTCGTAAAGTGAACTGGTCACTTATTAACTCCACAGGCGGTATGCCAAGCTCCCACTCTGCGGCCGTGTCAGCCCTAACCGTGGCGGTAGGGATCGAAAACGGGATGGATTCCCCTGTATTTGCCGTTGCCACCATCTTTGCAGTCATCACGATGTTCGATGCAACAGGAGTGAGACGGCAGGCAGGAGAACAGGCAGCCGTCTTGAACCAGCTCGTTACCGACTTCAATACATTTGTCGAGCAAGCAAAGAACTGGCAGAAAAAAGCAGATAAACAGAAACAGCAACAATTAAAGGAACTGTTGGGCCATAAGCCAATCGAGGTATTTTTCGGAGCCTTGACCGGAGTATTCATTGCGCTGGCACTTCACTTTTTCATCTTTCAAGGGTAG
- a CDS encoding leucyl aminopeptidase — MFTVKDSLNIDLIDECLILGVFDRPVKFTGIGKQADERLDGQLTELVKAGEISSKKKSVVKIHTLGKLSVKRLIFVGLGKEKELSFETLREALGKARKTVKESKITTLSIALDTFTTENLDALDAAHACSEAFELASYKFDGYKQKSNQVEKSLESITVYSEYDQEEVGAALHVGRVFGRATNSARTLVNTPGNLLTSTDLADYSSALGERYGFEVEILEKEDMLKLGMGALLAVNKGSVEPPKMIVLKYQGKDEWKDVIGLVGKGITFDTGGYSLKTKAGIVGMKTDMGGAAAVLGAMEIIGELGPDKNVVAVIPSTDNMISGEAFKPDDVITAMSGKTIEVLNTDAEGRLVLADAMTYAKHHGADYLIDVATLTGGVITALGMDMTGAMTNDTEFYEQVVKASEEAGEPIWRLPITEKDKERVRNSKIADLNNSPGGAGHAIMGGAFIGEFAEDTPWVHLDIAGTSTTSSSSELCTAGATGVMARTLALLVETFESKTR, encoded by the coding sequence ATGTTTACAGTAAAAGATTCCTTGAATATAGATTTGATTGACGAATGCCTGATTCTAGGCGTATTTGACAGACCCGTAAAATTCACAGGCATAGGGAAACAAGCGGACGAACGATTGGACGGCCAGCTAACAGAGTTAGTGAAAGCGGGAGAAATCTCTTCCAAGAAAAAATCAGTGGTCAAAATACATACATTAGGTAAATTAAGCGTAAAGAGATTGATTTTTGTAGGGTTGGGCAAGGAAAAGGAGCTATCCTTTGAAACGCTCCGCGAAGCGTTGGGAAAAGCGCGTAAGACGGTTAAAGAATCCAAGATTACGACACTTTCGATCGCTTTGGATACATTCACGACTGAAAATCTGGATGCATTGGACGCAGCGCACGCTTGTTCCGAGGCTTTCGAACTTGCTTCCTATAAATTTGACGGATACAAGCAAAAATCGAACCAGGTCGAAAAAAGCCTTGAATCGATTACGGTATACAGTGAATACGATCAAGAAGAGGTCGGTGCCGCGCTTCATGTAGGGAGAGTCTTCGGAAGGGCGACGAACTCCGCCAGAACATTGGTCAACACACCAGGCAATTTGTTGACTTCCACGGATTTGGCGGATTATTCATCTGCCTTGGGCGAACGTTATGGTTTTGAAGTGGAGATCCTTGAGAAGGAAGATATGCTCAAGTTGGGAATGGGTGCACTCCTTGCTGTCAATAAAGGTTCGGTCGAGCCTCCGAAAATGATAGTCCTGAAGTATCAAGGTAAGGATGAATGGAAGGATGTTATCGGGTTGGTCGGTAAAGGCATCACATTCGATACGGGTGGATATTCTTTGAAAACGAAGGCCGGAATCGTTGGAATGAAGACGGATATGGGCGGTGCGGCAGCTGTTTTAGGTGCAATGGAAATTATCGGCGAATTAGGACCGGATAAAAATGTCGTTGCTGTCATTCCTTCCACTGATAACATGATCAGCGGTGAAGCATTCAAACCGGATGATGTGATCACTGCCATGAGCGGCAAGACGATAGAGGTATTGAATACGGATGCGGAAGGCAGGCTAGTTTTGGCGGATGCCATGACTTACGCTAAACATCATGGTGCTGATTATCTTATTGACGTTGCTACTTTAACGGGTGGTGTCATAACGGCGCTAGGCATGGATATGACGGGTGCAATGACAAATGACACGGAATTCTATGAACAAGTGGTCAAAGCCTCAGAGGAGGCCGGGGAGCCCATTTGGAGATTGCCGATTACAGAAAAGGATAAAGAGCGAGTACGCAATAGTAAAATAGCAGATTTGAATAATTCACCTGGAGGGGCAGGACATGCGATCATGGGCGGGGCCTTCATCGGCGAATTTGCCGAAGATACTCCGTGGGTCCATCTGGATATTGCCGGAACATCCACAACCTCGAGCAGCTCCGAATTGTGCACGGCGGGGGCTACCGGTGTCATGGCACGAACGCTTGCACTATTGGTTGAAACCTTTGAATCGAAAACGAGATGA